A genomic window from Montipora capricornis isolate CH-2021 chromosome 8, ASM3666992v2, whole genome shotgun sequence includes:
- the LOC138059930 gene encoding 26S proteasome non-ATPase regulatory subunit 10-like isoform X1, whose translation MSSVEVCSLAYEGKFRELKEKVYMKPSLATKVDENERMPLHWAASGGHSEIAQFLLSLGVPVDNKDDSQWTPLMIASSAGRDAIVSMLIGYGADVNSINEGGQTPLHYAASRNRYEIAEYLLQNGAAVNAQDKTSASTPLHRAASRGHSKMVKLLLKHSANCDIQDIEGNTALHMACQEERAEVAVILVGNGANLQVLNKEKLSPLEFANKGLARQLVQMSNE comes from the exons ATGTCTAGTGTCGAGGTTTGCTCTCTTGCTTACGAGGGAAAATTCAgagaattgaaagaaaaagtctACATGAAACCAAGCTTAGCAACTAAAGTAGATGAG AATGAACGGATGCCACTTCACTGGGCAGCATCTGGGGGACATTCGGAGATTGCTCAATTTCTGCTTAGTCTAGGAGTACCAGTAGATAACAAAGATGAT TCACAGTGGACGCCGCTAATGATTGCTTCTTCAGCTGGAAGAGATGCAATTGTGTCCATGTTGATTGGCTATGGAGCTGATGTAAATAGCATAAATGAAGGTGGTCAAACACCACTGCATTATGCAGCTTCAAGGAACCGATATGAG ATTGCTGAGTATCTGCTTCAAAATGGTGCTGCTGTAAATGCACAGGATAAAACCAGTGCCAGTACCCCACTGCACCGTGCTGCGTCTAG GGGTCATTCCAAAATGGTGAAGTTGCTTCTAAAACATAGTGCTAACTGTGACATACAAGACATTGAAGGCAACACAGCTCT ACATATGGCTTGCCAGGAGGAAAGAGCAGAAGTTGCCGTGATATTGGTGGGAAATGGAGCTAACCTGCAAGTGTTAAATAAG GAGAAACTGTCACCCCTGGAGTTTGCCAACAAAGGGCTCGCAAGACAACTTGTTCAGATGAGCAACGAGTGA
- the LOC138059930 gene encoding 26S proteasome non-ATPase regulatory subunit 10-like isoform X2: protein MSSVEVCSLAYEGKFRELKEKVYMKPSLATKVDESQWTPLMIASSAGRDAIVSMLIGYGADVNSINEGGQTPLHYAASRNRYEIAEYLLQNGAAVNAQDKTSASTPLHRAASRGHSKMVKLLLKHSANCDIQDIEGNTALHMACQEERAEVAVILVGNGANLQVLNKEKLSPLEFANKGLARQLVQMSNE, encoded by the exons ATGTCTAGTGTCGAGGTTTGCTCTCTTGCTTACGAGGGAAAATTCAgagaattgaaagaaaaagtctACATGAAACCAAGCTTAGCAACTAAAGTAGATGAG TCACAGTGGACGCCGCTAATGATTGCTTCTTCAGCTGGAAGAGATGCAATTGTGTCCATGTTGATTGGCTATGGAGCTGATGTAAATAGCATAAATGAAGGTGGTCAAACACCACTGCATTATGCAGCTTCAAGGAACCGATATGAG ATTGCTGAGTATCTGCTTCAAAATGGTGCTGCTGTAAATGCACAGGATAAAACCAGTGCCAGTACCCCACTGCACCGTGCTGCGTCTAG GGGTCATTCCAAAATGGTGAAGTTGCTTCTAAAACATAGTGCTAACTGTGACATACAAGACATTGAAGGCAACACAGCTCT ACATATGGCTTGCCAGGAGGAAAGAGCAGAAGTTGCCGTGATATTGGTGGGAAATGGAGCTAACCTGCAAGTGTTAAATAAG GAGAAACTGTCACCCCTGGAGTTTGCCAACAAAGGGCTCGCAAGACAACTTGTTCAGATGAGCAACGAGTGA
- the LOC138014201 gene encoding uncharacterized protein has product MSGDEQETVTRQDLTEFRTFLLEQLKSHTSELSSKFEKASTDAESALSASKQFKVESELKFSYPERNRKIRIADFSEGGWLTVKHYESNAVALDLEDDKRIRAAEREALRVKTRTRPKRQNAERVQGRYPPFSQPYALRRHFQSSQFASSTAAIYQQPRDSYNRQRGACRFCGSSGHWRRECPVRLARTFTTGNAVHAAGASPSTSTTRYFPLAVLGQPVFYRFRFIVHRSRVCFHRLST; this is encoded by the exons ATGTCGGGCGACGAACAAGAAACGGTTACTCGACAGGATTTAACCGAGTTCCGTACCTTCCTACTCGAGCAACTCAAGTCTCACACTTCTGAGCTCTCTTCTAAATTTGAGAAGGCTTCTACCGACGCCGAGAGCGCATTATCCGCCTCTAAACAGTTCAAGGTCGAGAGCGAGCTCAAGTTTTCCTATCC GGAACGTAACAGAAAGATCCGAATTGCTGATTTTTCCGAAGGAGGTTGGCTCACGGTCAAACATTACGAGAGCAACGCTGTTGCTCTTGACTTGGAGGACGATAAGAGGATCCGCGCTGCTGAAAGGGAAGCTCTGAGAGTCAAGACCCGCACTCGTCCCAAACGCCAAAATGCTGAACGCGTGCAGGGAAGATATCCGCCGTTTTCTCAGCCATACGCTCTTCGTAGACACTTCCAGAGTAGTCAGTTCGCCTCCTCAACCGCTGCCATTTACCAGCAACCCAGGGATTCCTACAATCGCCAAAGAGGTGCTTGCCGGTTCTGCGGCTCCTCCGGACATTGGAGGAGAGAGTGTCCCGTCAGGCTTGCCCGAACCTTCACCACCGGAAATGCTGTTCACGCTGCCGGAGCAAGTCCTAGCACGTCCACCACACGCTACTTCCCGCTCGCAGTTCTTGGACAACCTGTCTTCTATCGTTTCAGATTTATTGTGCACCGGTCAAGGGTCTGTTTCCACCGTCTCTCAACCTGA
- the LOC138014629 gene encoding transmembrane protein 26-like produces MERIFSYIAALFTRFLFCVHAVVMIYWLVCLKKDETYFVFLLLLVALLLEAVFTLGVRKGRECGWFCPSMFLYLMTIIPCDWIAKTEIVNCVASSEGGNTACLRSINESDMLYQFLKDMQINNDERLLYTMEQALVLILVIGRWLLPKGDITRDELSQLLLSYIGTAADIMDFTAIITEDIRRRNPEMLQNKHFVNAIFLLWSVSLFQFSLTIYAMERTEQRLENGKAQPMKQLNKLRREKDLRRRRNQVAPSEALYTNKKNLCKELEDVQVSYIQTKSGLDIKPGMVTGARMKKDEAVIQKMSRGGRFSLHRITKLLSNSTIKMQHHSELIRLFIPLFMQDGPFLIIRLIVIAYYGVYHDTLYFLTVKNALVVMIQVYRIFVLCYKPPEKDIDDFSPENDAAHRLNNVETAIKSVQNTRLSIRVVSSFQQKAKWSRGNSERKKRLTQAENGEQVRKVDLPSER; encoded by the exons ATGGAGAGAATTTTCTCTTACATAGCTGCTTTGTTTACACGCTTTTTATTTTGCGTTCATGCTGTTGTTATGATCTACTGGTTGGTGTGTTTGAAGAAAGACGAAACTTATTTTGTGTTCCTGTTGCTTCTTGTCGCTCTTCTCTTGGAAGCAGTTTTCACTCTTGGTGTTCGTAAAGGGCGCGAATGTGGCTG GTTTTGTCCAAGCATGTTTCTGTACTTGATGACCATAATTCCTTGTGATTGGATTGCTAAAACAGAAATTGTGAATTGCGTTGCGTCCAGTGAGGGCGGAAATACAGCCTGTCTGCGAAGTATTAATGAGTCCGATATGCTTTATCAA tttttaaaaGATATGCAAATCAACAATGACGAACGACTGTTATACACTATGGAACAGGCTCTTGTTCTTATCCTGGTGATTGGTAGGTGGCTCCTCCCAAAAGGAGACATAACACGTGACGAGCTGTCTCAGTTATTACTCAGCTACATTGGAACAGCTGCAGACATTATGGACTTTACTGCGATTATCACAGAGGACATCAGAAGAAGGAACCCAGAAATGCTTCAGAACAAGCACTTCGTCAATGCTATATTTCTCCTTTGGAGTGTAAGCCTGTTCCAGTTTTCGCTGACGATCTATGCTATGGAAAGAACAGAGCAGAGGCTGGAAAATGGAAAGGCACAGCCTATGAAACAGCTGAATAAACTCAGAAGGGAAAAGGACTTAAGGAGAAGGAGAAACCAAGTTGCTCCTTCAGAGGCTTTATATACAAACAAAAAGAACCTTTGCAAAGAGCTCGAAGATGTTCAAGTCAGTTACATACAGACAAAATCTGGGCTTGATATTAAGCCAGGAATGGTAACAGGTGCAAGAATGAAAAAAGACGAGGCTGTTATTCAGAAGATGAGCAGAGGTGGGAGATTCAGTTTGCACAGAATCACCAAGCTTCTAAGTAATTCAACCATTAAGATGCAACATCATTCTGAACTTATAAGATTGTTTATTCCTTTGTTCATGCAAGACGGCCCGTTTTTAATCATTCGGCTCATTGTCATTGCTTATTATGGTGTGTACCATGACACCTTGTACTTTCTCACCGTTAAGAACGCCCTTGTTGTAATGATTCAAGTGTATCGCATATTTGTGTTATGCTACAAGCCACCAGAGAAGGATATCGATGATTTTTCCCCAGAAAATGATGCAGCGCATAGACTTAACAATGTGGAAACCGCAATTAAATCTGTCCAGAATACGCGCCTGTCAATTAGAGTGGTCTCCAGTTTCcagcagaaagcaaaatggAGCCGTGGTAAttcggaaagaaaaaaaagactcaCGCAAGCTGAAAACGGTGAACAAGTAAGAAAGGTAGATCTTCCCTCTGAACGATGa